One [Clostridium] saccharolyticum WM1 DNA segment encodes these proteins:
- a CDS encoding MerR family transcriptional regulator: MGYTIKQVSERTNLSAHVLRFYEKEGLLSNINRSKSGIRSYTEDDLEWLGLICCLKNTGMSLKQIKEFVDLSAEGKETLKQRCEILIEHKKNVETQIQEMNRHLDKVSHKIAYYTKQYHEYKNGGAH, encoded by the coding sequence ATGGGCTACACAATCAAGCAGGTATCGGAACGAACAAATCTTAGCGCACATGTACTGCGTTTTTATGAAAAAGAGGGACTTTTGTCCAATATTAACAGAAGCAAAAGCGGCATCCGCAGTTATACGGAAGATGATTTAGAATGGCTGGGATTGATTTGCTGCCTTAAGAACACAGGCATGTCATTGAAACAAATCAAAGAATTTGTGGATTTAAGTGCAGAAGGCAAAGAAACTCTGAAACAACGCTGCGAGATATTGATCGAACATAAGAAAAATGTGGAAACTCAGATTCAGGAAATGAACAGACATCTGGATAAAGTATCTCATAAGATTGCCTATTATACAAAACAGTATCATGAATACAAGAACGGCGGAGCTCATTAA